A portion of the Ricinus communis isolate WT05 ecotype wild-type chromosome 10, ASM1957865v1, whole genome shotgun sequence genome contains these proteins:
- the LOC8268018 gene encoding glycosyltransferase-like At2g41451 has translation MAGSRPSSSSISSSQSSQQAAFTSRLLLLLTLLPLTLALFAFLLQWRGGLTDPVSRWSPDHHQFPGMDTLSSRVSSSTPKDSGCSDLLGRSHSPSFPYYRNWKFDFGSDLKPKICITTSTSAGLEQTLPWIFYHKVIGVSTFFLFVEGKAASPKVSKVLQTIPGVKIIYRTKELEEQQARSRIWNETWLASFFYKPCNYELFVKQSLNMEMAIVMAREAGMDWIFHLDTDELIHPAGAHEFSLRQLLSDVPGNVDMVIFPNYESSVERDDVKEPFSEVSMFKKNYDHLPKDVYFGNYKEATRGNPNYFLTYGNGKSAARIQDHLRPNGAHRWHNYMKTPNEIKLDEAAVLHYTYTKFSDLTSRRDRCGCKPTKDDVKRCFMLEFDRAAFIIASTATEEEMLRWYQERVVWTDKELNLKLMRKGILTRIYAPMVIVQGLRESGVFSNAIAMAQTNLTEFLSSVENSDSSKTAKSGVISSRKIGQNGESQATARRVLQISGDISLPSAVPPQSPPSLGENEVEI, from the exons ATGGCGGGTTCAAGACCCTCCTCTTCTTCAATCTCTTCTTCTCAGTCATCACAGCAAGCAGCCTTCACTTCACGTCTCTTGTTACTCCTAACTCTCCTTCCCTTAACTCTTGCGCTTTTcgcttttcttcttcaatggCGTGGCGGTTTAACCGACCCCGTTTCTCGCTGGTCCCCCGACCACCATCAGTTCCCTGGCATGGACACTCTCTCCTCCCGTGTCTCTTCCTCCACACCTAAGGACTCGGGTTGCTCGGATCTTCTTGGTCGGAGCCATTCTCCTTCCTTTCCTTATTATAGAAACTGGAAGTTCGATTTTGGGTCCGATCTGAAACCCAAG ATATGTATAACTACAAGCACTTCTGCAGGCTTAGAACAGACTTTGCCATGGATATTTTATCACAAGGTTATTGGAGTTTCtacctttttcctttttgttgaAGGGAAGGCTGCCTCTCCTAAAGTTTCTAAAGTTCTCCAAACAATTCCT GGAGTGAAAATTATATACAGGACAAAAGAATTAGAGGAACAACAAGCTAGAAG CCGGATCTGGAATGAGACTTGGCTAGCAAGCTTTTTTTACAAACCCTGTAATTATGAGCTATTTGTAAAACAATCTCTCAACATGGAAATGGCCATTGTCATGGCAAGG GAAGCTGGCATGGATTGGATATTCCATCTTGATACTGATGAGCTAATACATCCTGCGGGAGCTCATGAATTTTCTTTGAGACAATTGCTGTCAGATGTTCCTGGAAATGTTGACATGGTTATCTTTCCAAATTAT GAGAGTAGTGTTGAGCGAGATGATGTTAAGGAGCCTTTTAGTGAG GTCTCAATGTTCAAGAAGAACTATGACCATCTTCCAAAAGATGTATACTTTGGCAATTATAAAGAAGCTACTCGTGGTAATCCAAACTACTTTCTGACATATGGAAATGGGAAGTCTGCTGCTCGAATTCAAGATCATCTTCGTCCCAATGGTGCACATAGATGGCACAACTATATGAAGACTCCAAA TGAAATCAAATTGGATGAAGCTGCTGTTCTGCATTACACATACACAAAGTTTTCTGATTTGACTTCAAGACGTGATCGGTGTGGATGCAAACCTACAAAGGATGATGTTAAAAGATGCTTTATGTTGGAATTCGACAGAGCT GCGTTTATAATTGCTTCAACAGCAACGGAGGAGGAAATGCTACGTTG GTACCAAGAACGTGTTGTGTGGACTGACAAAGAACTGAATCTTAAACTCATGAGGAAGGGCATCTTAACTCGCATTTATGCTCCCATG GTCATTGTCCAAGGACTCAGAGAATCTGGCGTGTTTAGCAATGCCATAGCAATGGCGCAGACAAACCTTACAGAGTTCTTGTCATCTGTTGAAAATAGTGACTCTTCTAAAACAGCAAAATCTGGAGTTATTTCTTCAAGAAAGATTGGTCAAAATGGAGAATCTCAGGCAACTGCAAGAAGGGTATTGCAGATTAGCGGTGATATTTCTCTTCCCTCAGCTGTTCCACCACAATCTCCTCCCAGCCTGGGAGAAAATGAGGTAGAGATATAG